In Sphingobacterium sp. PCS056, the following proteins share a genomic window:
- a CDS encoding SusF/SusE family outer membrane protein — translation MSTIFRLLLVLVMGTSSLLYSCKKVEHGTDVPIVSINENTVSTIQVGKKLKVGFIANQVTDFTFSIVPVAAGEALMTENITVDPNTFIVSKEFDIPNQVSWIGDALLKISYTSEGQVIEKTKPITFTESNPQMFVVGGSIASGWEPTLSIPMTLYDKDSKSKFEVYEYVTVDGSGFKFLPTNVDWTDAFGKGTSDGTLLQSADAGNITVASDDFYRIRMDAEAKTYELLKSTWGVIGSATPNGWDSDTDMKFVGSKGIYTWKLTVNLTVGELKFRMNDDWIINIGGELSSLQQDGANIAIATAGKYDIELSRTASGYSAKISKN, via the coding sequence ATGTCTACTATATTTCGATTGCTATTAGTTTTAGTTATGGGTACTTCTTCTCTTTTATACTCTTGTAAAAAAGTAGAACACGGTACTGATGTGCCAATCGTGTCGATCAATGAAAATACGGTTTCGACCATTCAAGTCGGTAAAAAGTTGAAAGTTGGTTTTATCGCTAATCAGGTTACGGATTTTACATTCTCGATTGTGCCGGTAGCGGCCGGTGAAGCTTTAATGACTGAAAATATTACTGTTGATCCGAACACCTTTATTGTTTCAAAAGAATTTGATATTCCCAATCAAGTATCTTGGATCGGTGATGCCCTATTGAAGATTTCATATACTTCGGAGGGTCAAGTCATCGAAAAAACAAAACCAATTACTTTTACAGAAAGTAATCCGCAAATGTTTGTTGTTGGGGGGTCTATTGCTTCAGGATGGGAGCCAACACTTTCGATTCCGATGACGCTATACGATAAGGACAGTAAATCAAAGTTTGAAGTCTATGAGTATGTCACTGTCGATGGTTCTGGATTCAAATTTTTACCGACTAATGTGGATTGGACAGATGCATTTGGAAAAGGAACATCTGATGGTACTTTATTACAAAGTGCTGATGCGGGTAATATTACGGTTGCATCGGATGATTTTTATAGAATCCGAATGGATGCCGAAGCTAAAACCTATGAATTGTTAAAATCAACATGGGGTGTTATTGGTAGTGCAACCCCAAATGGTTGGGATAGTGATACCGACATGAAGTTTGTGGGGAGTAAAGGCATCTATACATGGAAATTGACCGTAAACCTAACTGTCGGTGAATTGAAATTCCGAATGAATGATGATTGGATCATTAATATCGGTGGGGAACTCTCTTCTTTGCAACAAGATGGTGCCAATATAGCTATTGCTACAGCTGGCAAATATGATATTGAACTGTCACGAACAGCTTCGGGCTATTCAGCAAAAATTTCTAAAAACTAA
- a CDS encoding RagB/SusD family nutrient uptake outer membrane protein — MKKRFNKINLFLFAGLLVAGQSCTKFDDKMYSAYTEDTFPKTPEQFIAVTGPVYTSARGYFDNYFSLQTAGSDEVIIPTRGGDWFDGGKWRDMHYHTWSASHEVVQNNWDWGFNAIGTCNRVLSILEQSPESSTKAQTVSEIKAMRAWYYFLMMDAYGNIPLVTSFDTGTELPATKPRAEVYQFIVQDLEENLANLSEEKTEATYGRPTKWFAHTLLAKLYLNAQVYSGTANWNKVVEHSNAVINSGKYALENDFLTQFKPDNGASNPEPIFSIPYDASRATGNTLFNRVLHYAHRQTFELSINPWNGWSAQPAYFDLFDQADNRKKQWLYGQQYNSTGQPLNYNGLNVVLDPYAYTLLPGSDFDIGGADDVGRLAGARCIKYYPDKNQISNNAGNDVVVFRLADVLLMKAEAVLRGATAASVAQAVDAANQVRKRAFPVNPEKHFTASTLTLDAIYKERALEFTFELTRRTDMIRFGRWEDAQLFKPANPGETYKRLFPIPARARANNNKLDQNPGY, encoded by the coding sequence ATGAAAAAGAGATTCAATAAAATTAATTTATTCTTATTTGCCGGACTATTGGTAGCAGGACAATCTTGTACCAAATTTGACGATAAGATGTATTCAGCATATACAGAAGATACATTTCCTAAAACTCCAGAACAATTTATTGCTGTAACAGGTCCTGTATATACAAGCGCAAGAGGATATTTTGACAATTACTTTAGTCTGCAGACAGCGGGTTCGGACGAAGTGATTATCCCAACAAGGGGTGGGGATTGGTTTGACGGTGGTAAATGGCGTGATATGCACTATCACACTTGGTCAGCATCGCATGAAGTTGTTCAAAATAATTGGGATTGGGGTTTTAATGCTATTGGTACTTGTAATCGTGTACTCAGTATTTTGGAACAATCTCCAGAATCGAGTACAAAGGCACAGACTGTTTCTGAAATAAAAGCCATGCGTGCCTGGTATTATTTCTTGATGATGGATGCTTATGGAAATATTCCTTTAGTAACCAGTTTTGATACTGGTACAGAATTGCCAGCGACTAAACCTCGGGCAGAAGTTTACCAATTTATTGTACAGGACCTAGAAGAAAACTTGGCCAACTTGAGTGAAGAAAAGACGGAAGCTACTTATGGTCGACCGACCAAATGGTTTGCACATACCTTATTAGCAAAACTGTATTTAAATGCGCAGGTTTATAGTGGTACTGCTAATTGGAATAAGGTGGTGGAACATAGCAATGCTGTTATTAATTCTGGCAAGTATGCTTTGGAAAATGATTTTCTGACACAGTTTAAACCCGATAATGGAGCATCAAATCCTGAACCGATTTTTTCTATTCCTTATGATGCTTCTCGCGCGACAGGAAACACTTTATTTAACCGTGTACTACATTATGCTCATCGCCAAACCTTTGAGTTGAGTATAAATCCTTGGAATGGATGGAGTGCACAACCTGCATATTTTGATTTGTTTGATCAAGCTGATAATCGTAAAAAGCAATGGCTATATGGCCAACAATATAACTCTACTGGACAACCGTTGAATTATAATGGATTGAATGTGGTGTTAGATCCCTATGCGTATACCTTATTACCGGGTTCTGATTTTGATATTGGCGGAGCAGACGATGTAGGTAGATTGGCAGGAGCACGTTGTATCAAATATTATCCAGATAAGAACCAAATTAGTAATAATGCAGGCAATGATGTGGTGGTATTTCGTCTTGCAGATGTGCTGCTGATGAAAGCGGAAGCTGTTTTGAGAGGAGCTACAGCAGCAAGTGTTGCTCAAGCTGTCGATGCGGCCAATCAAGTTCGCAAACGTGCTTTCCCAGTTAATCCGGAGAAACATTTTACGGCTAGTACATTGACTTTGGATGCTATTTATAAAGAACGTGCCTTGGAGTTTACTTTTGAATTGACTAGAAGAACAGATATGATTCGGTTTGGAAGATGGGAAGATGCTCAGTTGTTTAAACCCGCTAATCCTGGCGAAACTTATAAACGACTGTTTCCTATTCCAGCAAGAGCAAGAGCCAATAATAATAAATTGGATCAAAATCCTGGTTATTAA
- a CDS encoding SusC/RagA family TonB-linked outer membrane protein, producing the protein MSKFTLRAVMTFGLLMMLWVNAFSQNSSLSGKVVDNKGEVLLGATIIIKGSPISTATNQNGEYKISQVPLGKTTVTVNMIGYNSMDLPIQIVSGANVLNFTLSSSTSDLEEVVVIGYGVAKKKQITGSISSVGPKEFNTGVVSSPDQLLAGKVAGLTVNRSGGDPTAASTIQLRGPSSLTASSAPLYVIDGVVGANIELVAPDDIVSMDVMKDASSTAIYGSRAANGVIFVTTKRGKAGKPVLAYSGYAAIERVANRVNVLSAAEHKQFVADNGLTVAASETGFDTDWQDEITRTGVSHNHNLSLTGGSEGTRYNASVNYFNNQGIVKRSDLERVVARVGIDQNAFDDRLKLALNVANSMNKSNHVDYGIFNGAARYLPTSPVRSDDAAYATYEGYFQVPGRTNYFNPVAMLNQRDEERNNNTLLASLKADLTIFKGLTWTNVISYQQNQFDKKYYMHRTDFDSKALGRGFAERSNLKNIDKIFESYVNYNVTKNLHSFDAMAGYSYQKTKNNDGVVASSVGFMSDDLGGNNLNLGTLPDGYNPYSTYPYILESLLISVYGRVGYNYDEKYLLSASVRRDGSSKFGKNNRWATFPSVSGAWRISRESFMQDQDLFSELKLRAGYGISGNQNIDPYRQIIIFGPQNGQFLYNGNWMNAYGVNQNENPDLKWESTSMFNAGLDFELWRGRLGGSIEYYNKETKDLLYEYDVPSPPYQFNRLLANGASMSNKGVEITLNAMVYRNSNFSYNTTVNFARNVNKVGSLSSNIENIGVSERYEGSIGLDGWTGQTAAIVLPGQALGTFYVANYIGYDATAKKTIYQKPSGELVTQDQISAPDDYMVMGHALPKFTYGWNNSFQYKNWDLNFFLRGMYGNQIFNATRADLSRLQQANVTNISKDAVEEGIFETPLIASSRFIEDGSFLRLDNATLGYSFNVKESKYFKNARLYVSGQNLFTITKYSGVDPEVSLSGLAPGVDNRNYYPKTRSFLLGVKLAF; encoded by the coding sequence ATGAGCAAATTTACATTACGAGCTGTAATGACCTTTGGTCTTTTGATGATGCTTTGGGTGAATGCTTTTTCTCAAAACTCTTCACTTTCAGGTAAGGTGGTGGATAATAAAGGGGAAGTACTGCTTGGAGCAACTATTATCATCAAAGGAAGTCCAATTTCGACAGCAACAAATCAAAACGGGGAGTATAAGATTAGTCAAGTACCTTTAGGTAAGACGACTGTCACTGTCAACATGATTGGTTATAATTCCATGGATTTACCCATTCAGATTGTTAGCGGTGCAAATGTCTTGAATTTTACATTGAGTTCGAGCACAAGTGATTTAGAAGAAGTTGTTGTGATTGGTTACGGTGTGGCCAAGAAAAAACAAATTACAGGTTCTATCTCTAGTGTAGGTCCTAAAGAATTTAATACAGGTGTGGTCAGTTCTCCGGATCAGTTATTGGCCGGTAAAGTAGCAGGTTTAACAGTGAATAGATCGGGTGGAGATCCTACGGCAGCATCAACAATTCAACTGCGTGGCCCATCTTCATTGACTGCGAGTTCTGCTCCCTTGTATGTCATCGATGGAGTTGTAGGTGCTAATATTGAATTGGTAGCACCGGATGATATTGTATCGATGGATGTGATGAAGGATGCTTCTTCCACTGCAATTTATGGATCACGTGCCGCAAATGGCGTTATTTTCGTGACGACAAAACGTGGTAAGGCCGGTAAACCTGTTTTGGCTTATAGTGGATATGCTGCTATTGAACGTGTTGCAAATCGTGTGAATGTGCTAAGTGCTGCTGAGCATAAGCAATTTGTAGCAGACAATGGATTAACAGTCGCTGCTTCTGAGACGGGGTTTGATACCGATTGGCAGGATGAGATAACACGCACGGGAGTTTCTCATAATCACAATTTATCGCTAACAGGAGGTTCTGAAGGTACACGATACAATGCTTCTGTTAATTATTTTAATAATCAAGGTATTGTGAAAAGAAGCGATCTGGAAAGAGTGGTTGCTCGTGTTGGTATCGATCAAAATGCATTTGATGATCGCTTAAAACTAGCGCTTAATGTTGCTAATAGCATGAACAAATCTAACCATGTGGACTACGGCATTTTTAATGGAGCAGCTCGTTATCTACCAACTTCACCAGTACGTTCAGATGATGCCGCTTACGCCACTTATGAAGGGTATTTTCAGGTACCAGGAAGAACAAATTATTTCAATCCGGTAGCGATGTTGAACCAGCGTGATGAAGAACGAAATAACAACACTTTACTCGCCAGTTTGAAAGCTGACCTTACTATTTTCAAGGGATTGACCTGGACTAATGTCATCTCTTATCAGCAAAATCAATTTGATAAGAAATATTATATGCATCGGACTGACTTTGATTCGAAAGCATTGGGCAGGGGTTTTGCGGAGCGTTCAAATCTGAAAAATATCGATAAAATTTTCGAATCTTATGTTAATTACAATGTGACCAAGAATCTTCATTCTTTCGATGCGATGGCTGGTTATTCTTATCAGAAAACAAAAAATAATGATGGAGTTGTTGCTTCTTCTGTAGGATTTATGTCTGACGATCTAGGGGGTAACAATCTAAATTTAGGCACATTGCCAGATGGTTATAATCCTTATAGTACCTATCCATATATTTTGGAGTCTTTATTGATTTCAGTTTATGGTCGTGTGGGATACAATTATGATGAAAAATACTTATTAAGTGCTTCTGTACGCCGTGATGGTTCATCAAAATTTGGAAAGAATAATAGATGGGCGACATTTCCTTCGGTTTCTGGAGCTTGGAGAATTAGCAGAGAAAGCTTTATGCAAGACCAAGATTTATTCAGCGAATTAAAGTTACGTGCTGGGTACGGTATCTCGGGAAATCAGAATATAGATCCATATCGTCAGATTATTATTTTCGGTCCTCAAAATGGTCAATTTCTCTATAACGGTAATTGGATGAATGCTTATGGTGTGAACCAAAATGAAAATCCGGATTTAAAATGGGAAAGTACATCCATGTTTAATGCAGGATTGGATTTTGAACTCTGGAGAGGTCGTTTGGGTGGTAGCATTGAATATTACAATAAAGAAACGAAAGACTTATTGTATGAGTATGATGTACCATCGCCACCTTATCAGTTCAATCGTTTATTGGCTAATGGAGCAAGTATGAGCAATAAAGGTGTGGAGATCACTTTAAATGCGATGGTTTATCGCAATAGTAATTTTTCATACAATACAACAGTCAACTTTGCCCGTAATGTGAATAAGGTTGGATCATTATCTTCTAATATTGAAAATATTGGTGTATCAGAGCGTTATGAAGGAAGTATTGGTCTTGATGGCTGGACAGGTCAAACGGCAGCAATTGTTTTACCAGGTCAGGCTTTGGGAACATTTTATGTGGCTAATTACATCGGTTATGATGCAACTGCCAAGAAAACAATTTATCAAAAACCATCGGGTGAACTTGTAACACAAGATCAGATTTCGGCACCTGATGATTATATGGTGATGGGACACGCACTTCCTAAATTTACCTATGGTTGGAATAATAGTTTTCAATATAAAAACTGGGATTTGAACTTCTTCTTACGTGGTATGTATGGCAATCAAATTTTTAATGCTACACGTGCTGATCTAAGCCGTCTACAACAGGCTAATGTGACCAATATCTCTAAAGATGCAGTTGAAGAAGGCATATTTGAAACACCATTAATTGCTTCTAGCAGATTTATCGAAGATGGTTCATTCTTAAGATTAGATAACGCCACATTGGGTTATTCGTTTAATGTGAAGGAATCTAAATATTTTAAAAATGCACGATTGTATGTGTCAGGACAAAATCTGTTCACGATAACCAAATATTCGGGTGTAGATCCTGAGGTAAGTTTAAGTGGTTTAGCGCCTGGCGTTGATAATAGAAATTATTATCCAAAAACAAGATCGTTCTTGTTAGGTGTAAAATTAGCTTTTTAA
- a CDS encoding alpha-amylase family glycosyl hydrolase, giving the protein MKHYFIYVFFSISIIFFGCKKNNPSAIVVDEGIAPSEVGLLTTNKLFNYWDESITFFFDVNKGNSALVSTDGPLYLHIGLITSNSKDQHDWKEVATDWSKNEDAYKLTRQTDGRYSITINPSQVFKGISSSQVIKIALLLRNADGTKVQRNKDGSDMYVDIATKGETNIRFLKPYTQPTYLLKAEKDAYLINEELAIEVLSTVAGKLSMSIDEVEQESMNGALHQTFKCKFATVGLHLITARIEVNGKKFVRQLQVFVNDKAEIAALPAGINKNGVTIDRQKKTVSFAVTAPGKSTIFLLGSFNNFQPESTYVLKQTPDGNTWWLTLNDLDFSKKYAYQFLIDGQLRIADPYSNLVLDPLYDSSLGSSIADLPSYPIQQTTGQVSILELNRAEYPWKVEHFNKPNPYDLVIYELLTRDFSKPHNFNAIRDSIPYLKRLGINAVELMPVQESEGNSSWGYNPSYHLALDKYYGRAHELKSLVDHLHEEGIAVILDVVLNHAFGQSPLAQLYFQGQTSNSNNIWFNRTPTHPFNVGYDFNHESSYTQTFVKDVLKYWIQEFKIDGFRFDLSKGFTQQNTGTSDSNVGSWSAYDASRVLIWKNYHDYLKTLDPSCYVILEHFGSDQEEQELAAEGMLLWNNLNGTFNEATMGYNNGSKSDLSRLFAESHGFQTPNMVTYMESHDEERIQFKNAQYGYVDGSYSVKDLTTALERTQVAATFLLASPGPKMIWQFGEFGYDVSIDENGRTGEKPLKWDYLANVSRKRLFDHYAKLIQLKRANPIFRKARLLSSSLQEGLKYYLMTDGHQTIFVVGNFDTMNRQFQITAGLAGNWYDNMAQSNLNWVQNDHIIIKPGNYYLLSKTKLIN; this is encoded by the coding sequence ATGAAACATTACTTTATTTATGTATTTTTCAGTATATCGATTATTTTTTTTGGATGTAAAAAAAATAATCCTAGTGCTATAGTCGTAGATGAAGGAATAGCTCCAAGTGAGGTCGGCTTACTAACAACCAATAAACTATTTAATTATTGGGATGAATCAATTACTTTCTTTTTTGATGTCAATAAGGGTAATAGCGCATTGGTCTCCACTGATGGTCCGCTGTATCTACATATCGGTCTTATCACATCCAATAGTAAAGATCAGCATGATTGGAAGGAAGTTGCAACAGATTGGTCAAAAAATGAAGATGCCTATAAACTGACTCGTCAAACAGATGGTAGGTATAGCATTACGATCAATCCGAGTCAGGTCTTTAAAGGAATTAGCAGTAGTCAGGTTATTAAAATCGCGTTATTGCTACGAAATGCTGATGGGACTAAAGTTCAAAGAAATAAAGATGGTTCGGATATGTATGTTGACATAGCCACAAAAGGTGAAACGAATATTCGATTTTTAAAACCTTACACGCAACCTACATATTTGTTAAAAGCGGAAAAAGATGCTTATTTAATAAATGAAGAGCTCGCTATTGAGGTGTTGTCCACAGTAGCGGGTAAACTTTCTATGAGTATTGATGAGGTTGAGCAAGAAAGTATGAATGGTGCATTGCATCAAACATTTAAATGTAAATTTGCTACTGTTGGTTTGCATCTGATAACTGCTCGTATTGAAGTCAATGGAAAGAAATTCGTAAGACAATTACAGGTATTTGTTAATGATAAAGCTGAAATTGCAGCATTACCAGCTGGTATCAATAAGAATGGTGTAACGATCGACAGGCAAAAAAAGACAGTGAGTTTTGCTGTAACAGCTCCAGGTAAATCAACTATATTTTTATTAGGCAGTTTTAATAATTTTCAACCGGAATCAACCTACGTATTGAAACAGACACCTGATGGAAATACGTGGTGGTTGACCTTAAATGATCTCGATTTTTCAAAAAAGTATGCTTATCAATTCTTAATTGACGGTCAATTAAGAATAGCTGATCCATACAGCAATCTGGTTTTAGATCCCCTATATGACAGTAGTCTAGGAAGTTCAATTGCTGACTTACCGTCATATCCAATACAGCAGACGACAGGTCAGGTCAGTATATTAGAATTGAATCGTGCGGAGTATCCTTGGAAAGTAGAGCATTTTAATAAACCAAATCCTTATGATCTAGTCATCTATGAGTTGCTCACGCGTGATTTTTCAAAACCACATAATTTTAATGCTATCCGCGATTCAATTCCTTATTTGAAACGACTGGGTATTAATGCTGTCGAATTGATGCCTGTTCAGGAAAGTGAAGGGAATTCAAGTTGGGGTTACAATCCTTCTTATCATTTGGCATTGGATAAGTATTATGGTCGTGCGCATGAACTGAAGAGTCTCGTAGATCATCTTCATGAGGAAGGTATCGCGGTAATCCTAGATGTGGTGCTTAATCATGCTTTTGGACAATCACCATTGGCTCAGCTGTATTTTCAAGGGCAAACATCAAATTCAAATAATATCTGGTTTAATAGGACGCCGACCCATCCTTTTAATGTAGGGTATGATTTTAATCATGAAAGTTCCTATACACAGACGTTTGTGAAGGATGTCTTGAAGTATTGGATCCAAGAATTTAAGATTGATGGTTTTCGTTTTGATTTATCAAAGGGATTTACACAGCAAAATACGGGTACTTCAGATAGTAACGTCGGCTCTTGGTCTGCCTATGATGCTAGTCGGGTTTTGATTTGGAAAAATTATCATGATTATCTTAAAACTCTTGATCCAAGTTGCTACGTCATATTGGAACATTTTGGTTCTGATCAAGAGGAGCAAGAACTGGCTGCGGAGGGGATGTTGTTGTGGAATAATTTAAATGGAACTTTTAATGAAGCAACAATGGGCTATAATAATGGTTCAAAATCGGATCTAAGTAGATTATTTGCTGAATCTCATGGTTTTCAAACACCTAATATGGTGACTTATATGGAATCACATGATGAGGAACGTATTCAGTTTAAGAATGCGCAATATGGTTATGTGGATGGATCCTATTCTGTAAAGGATCTTACAACGGCATTAGAGCGAACCCAAGTGGCTGCAACATTTTTGCTAGCTAGTCCTGGACCTAAAATGATCTGGCAATTTGGTGAGTTTGGTTATGATGTATCGATTGATGAAAATGGTCGGACAGGTGAAAAACCACTGAAATGGGATTATTTAGCAAATGTCTCACGTAAACGTTTATTTGATCATTATGCAAAATTGATCCAGTTGAAAAGAGCAAATCCAATTTTTAGAAAAGCAAGATTATTATCGTCTTCACTGCAAGAGGGATTAAAATATTATCTGATGACTGATGGTCATCAGACCATATTTGTTGTCGGAAATTTTGATACCATGAATAGACAATTTCAAATAACAGCAGGCTTAGCGGGGAATTGGTATGATAATATGGCTCAATCAAATCTAAATTGGGTTCAAAATGATCATATTATAATTAAGCCTGGTAATTATTATCTTTTAAGTAAAACTAAATTAATAAACTAA
- a CDS encoding LacI family DNA-binding transcriptional regulator → MSQITIIELAERLGLSKSTVSRAFRDGNDINPNTKERILKMADELGFSPNMYASNLRANKSNTIAIIIPEFGNKFFSQAIKGIELVARSKNYHTLIYVTDHRVDKEALIIRSLINGRVDGVIMSASGEGHDHSHLQVLKDNNIPIVFFDRTYDDVNTSYVTGNDFEASFAATSHLIENDCKRIAYLVINQNVSIGKVRLAGYRAALEKYQIPFDKNLILDTVNESDGNMEDIKNLYRIQQPDGLFASVERLAISAMRVAKNEGICIPSELKLICFSCLDIADLLEPALSVVKQPAYEMGKMATEYLCQLIAKPIIFSNQEVTYLESSLIFQKSSKKNH, encoded by the coding sequence ATGTCACAAATAACGATTATAGAATTAGCAGAACGTTTAGGTTTATCCAAGTCAACGGTATCACGAGCTTTTCGGGATGGTAATGATATTAACCCCAATACAAAAGAACGTATTTTAAAAATGGCGGATGAATTGGGATTTTCACCCAATATGTATGCCAGCAACCTAAGAGCTAATAAAAGCAATACGATTGCGATCATTATTCCTGAATTTGGTAATAAATTTTTTAGCCAAGCGATTAAAGGTATTGAACTGGTAGCTCGATCTAAAAATTATCATACTTTAATTTATGTGACGGATCATCGGGTAGATAAGGAAGCATTAATAATCAGATCGCTAATCAATGGTCGTGTGGATGGGGTCATTATGTCTGCTTCGGGTGAAGGTCATGATCATAGTCATCTTCAAGTTTTAAAAGATAACAATATCCCCATTGTGTTTTTTGATAGAACTTACGATGATGTCAATACATCTTATGTAACAGGTAATGATTTTGAAGCTAGTTTTGCGGCGACGTCTCATTTAATCGAAAATGATTGTAAACGTATAGCCTATTTAGTGATTAATCAAAATGTTTCCATTGGAAAAGTACGTCTGGCAGGATATCGAGCTGCCTTAGAAAAATATCAAATTCCTTTTGATAAAAACTTGATTCTGGATACCGTTAATGAGTCTGATGGTAATATGGAAGACATCAAAAATCTGTATCGTATACAGCAACCTGATGGACTATTTGCATCGGTGGAACGCTTGGCCATTTCGGCTATGCGTGTGGCCAAAAACGAAGGAATATGTATTCCTTCAGAATTGAAATTGATCTGTTTTTCTTGTTTAGATATTGCGGATCTGTTAGAACCAGCATTAAGTGTCGTGAAACAGCCAGCTTATGAAATGGGTAAGATGGCGACAGAATATCTTTGCCAATTGATTGCTAAACCGATTATCTTCTCTAACCAAGAAGTCACTTATCTTGAGTCTTCATTAATTTTTCAAAAATCTAGTAAAAAAAATCACTAA